A section of the Prochlorococcus marinus XMU1402 genome encodes:
- a CDS encoding DUF2834 domain-containing protein, whose amino-acid sequence MNSFNILKDNKQILSYLYLFLSILGAVLPMMANFEFAREYGNSFDINNFISLANANPAAQSISRDLLVGASAIFIWIVNESKKLNMKNMWVVYIGTFLIAFAFSAPFFLFLRERRIIELERIN is encoded by the coding sequence GTGAATTCATTTAACATTTTAAAAGATAATAAACAGATACTATCTTATCTTTACCTTTTTCTATCAATTTTAGGTGCTGTACTGCCAATGATGGCAAATTTCGAATTTGCTAGGGAATATGGAAACAGCTTTGATATAAATAACTTCATTTCTTTAGCGAATGCAAACCCTGCAGCTCAGTCAATTTCTAGAGACTTATTAGTAGGTGCAAGCGCTATTTTTATATGGATTGTAAATGAATCAAAAAAACTAAACATGAAGAATATGTGGGTTGTATACATTGGAACTTTTCTTATAGCCTTCGCATTCTCTGCACCTTTTTTCTTATTTCTAAGAGAGAGAAGAATTATTGAATTAGAAAGGATTAATTAA
- a CDS encoding MFS transporter, with the protein MISPNSLKISKNWWIQFPYHLRLITKIRFFAAFGAGGVIYLTSLIFNNLGLSATDIGLGFTISAIIGTLTRLFTGNYLNKTGKIQFPIISSSILSIAASLCLIFSIDTFLYIIGQSLVGAAAGIYWPAAEFGVPYFCYPIETRKAYALVRSSEALGIFLGVFLGGYMTNFLYFKSIFINDIFCMIVIVYLISRNSSSIKSNLENFQKKLVDPINQGQLKWNKNSTIIILSILLITTSLALIQVTLPLDLVKGGFYRNALSKEIISLIISIQLILLLFLQWPVGSWISKKGRLYGLKFSLINFSFASFLLFISSYLKIPAFYLISFSLILVSLGTASFLPTSTDVVFRIAPSNKKGFALALLSQCFAMGYFFGPFISGRILDIFGYASIIWLSISCCCFIAFAILFKRLF; encoded by the coding sequence GTGATTAGTCCAAATAGTTTAAAAATTAGCAAAAATTGGTGGATTCAGTTTCCATATCATTTGAGGTTAATAACCAAGATAAGATTTTTCGCTGCATTTGGAGCAGGAGGTGTTATTTATTTAACATCACTTATTTTTAATAACCTAGGATTATCGGCAACAGATATTGGCTTGGGGTTTACCATTTCAGCAATAATTGGAACTCTAACAAGACTCTTTACAGGTAATTATCTTAATAAAACAGGGAAAATACAATTTCCAATAATTTCTTCTTCAATACTAAGTATTGCCGCTAGCTTATGCCTCATTTTTTCTATAGATACTTTTTTGTACATAATTGGACAATCACTTGTTGGGGCTGCTGCAGGAATATATTGGCCTGCTGCCGAGTTTGGGGTACCCTATTTTTGCTATCCTATCGAAACACGCAAAGCGTATGCTCTTGTTAGAAGTTCAGAGGCTTTAGGAATATTTCTAGGGGTATTCTTAGGGGGGTATATGACAAATTTTTTGTATTTTAAATCAATTTTTATTAATGATATATTTTGCATGATAGTTATCGTATATTTAATATCTAGAAATAGTTCTTCTATTAAAAGTAACTTAGAAAATTTCCAAAAAAAATTAGTAGATCCAATTAATCAGGGACAATTGAAATGGAATAAGAATTCAACAATAATAATTTTATCTATTTTATTGATAACTACCTCTTTAGCTCTGATTCAAGTAACTTTGCCTCTGGATCTTGTTAAAGGTGGATTTTATCGCAATGCATTAAGCAAAGAAATTATTAGTCTTATAATTTCTATTCAGTTAATTTTATTGTTGTTTTTACAATGGCCTGTCGGTTCGTGGATATCTAAGAAAGGAAGATTATATGGCTTGAAATTTAGTTTAATAAATTTCTCTTTCGCTTCATTTTTATTATTTATTTCTAGTTATCTAAAAATCCCAGCTTTTTATTTAATTTCTTTTTCATTGATATTAGTAAGTTTAGGGACTGCTTCATTTCTTCCAACATCAACAGATGTCGTATTCAGAATAGCTCCTTCAAACAAAAAAGGTTTTGCACTTGCTCTATTATCACAATGTTTCGCTATGGGTTATTTTTTTGGACCATTTATTTCGGGTCGAATATTAGATATATTTGGTTATGCTTCAATAATCTGGCTTTCCATTTCATGTTGTTGCTTTATTGCATTTGCAATTCTATTTAAGAGATTATTTTAA